The genome window AGAAAAATGACCATCAGCCAAAGAGGAAAGAAAATCTGAAAAATATGTTCTCCGTTTGTCTTTATTATAAAATAATTGAAAAACGTGTGCAACAGTGTTGCCAACATAAGCCCGCCAAAAATATTTCTGCCTAGCTTTTCTTTGTGAAAAAAGGAAAAAGCTATGCTTGCGCCGATACAGGATGAGCTTAAAACGTGCAAAAGTGTGGCTCCCGCGAATCTTAAATTGCTTGTTACTACTCCGGCTAAAAATCCGTAATGACCCACGACCTCCGTCAAAAAAATTACATTTTCAAAGGCGGCAAAACCAAGAGCCGCCGTGATGAGATAAATGATGGCGTCAATCGGTTCGTCGAAATCTTTTCTTTCAAACGCCACCTTGCGTGCCGCCAGGTACTTTGTGAGTTCTTCCGCGAGCGCCCACATGAATAAAAGGGCGAACCCTCCCCAAAGGTTTTCAATCGCCATTTTTTTGAACGCCCAATTGGTGATTTGTTCAATCGGAAGAGCCAAAGCCACTACCCCCATTCCGGCCAAAAAGGTGAGTATTAGAAGTCGTCGCGGTTCCGGATGGAGCCGGTCTTCTTTTAGCCAAAACCAAAGCCATAAAAGGGCGGGCATTATGCCTCCCGTCATCGCAAAAAATAATTCGTTGAAATTCATAAATTTTTATTCGGGCCACTCTTCCACTATTAACATTTTTCTTTTCGCGTCCGGCATGTTTGACCAAATTTCTTCCGTGATATGCGGCAGAAAAGGATGCAAAAGTTTAAGAGATGAAGTAAGGGTATAAATTAATATTTTTGCCGTGCTGTTTTTTAATTTAGCGTCTTCCATTTGTTTTTTTGATGATTCAACGTATTTGTCGCAGAAATCATGCCAGAAAAATTCATAAAGATCGCGAAGCGCGTATCCGAATCTGTATTTTTCAATATTTTTATCCGTAGTTTTTATGATATTTTCCAGTTTTTTTAAAATCGTTTTGTCTTCTTTCGTCAAACCTTGGATTTTTCCTTTTGTTTTCACTTCGGCGGTTTGCTGTAAAACAAACCGGCTTGCGTTCCATATTTTATTTAGAAACTTTTTGCCGGCCAAAACCGATTCTTCCGACCAGTGCATATCTTGTCCTGCCATATCTTGCCAGATAAGCCCGAACCTTGTCGCGTCCGCCCCGTATTTTTCCACGTAATTCATCGGGTCTATGCCGGTG of Candidatus Paceibacterota bacterium contains these proteins:
- a CDS encoding PrsW family intramembrane metalloprotease, which encodes MNFNELFFAMTGGIMPALLWLWFWLKEDRLHPEPRRLLILTFLAGMGVVALALPIEQITNWAFKKMAIENLWGGFALLFMWALAEELTKYLAARKVAFERKDFDEPIDAIIYLITAALGFAAFENVIFLTEVVGHYGFLAGVVTSNLRFAGATLLHVLSSSCIGASIAFSFFHKEKLGRNIFGGLMLATLLHTFFNYFIIKTNGEHIFQIFFPLWLMVIFLLYIFEKVKKLKRSAQTPTTLE